The Planctellipticum variicoloris DNA window ATCGCGAGGGGCAAAATCAGCTTCAGCGGAATCCGGAGACGGGCCACCAGCACCAGCGCCAGCAGACCCCCTAGCAGATTCCAGATCGAGACGTTCGCCCAGGCGGGATCGTTTTCGCGACTCGGCAACGCAATCCAGATCGCCGACAGCAGCACCCCCACGCGCATAAATGCGCCCTGCCACAAGTCGGCCTGCCCTCCCAGCCGGGCGATCGCCAGTCCGATCGCTGTCGCCAGGCACGTCAGCGCCAGCACGCCCAGCAGCCCCCGATTGACCGGCACCGTCGCAGGAGCTGCCATAGATCCCTGTCCCGACTGCTGACGAGTTGCCGGGCCGTCCGACTTACGCCGGGCCGGCCGCTTCCCGCTCGTGCTCGTTGACCTCTTCCACCAGCTTCATCGCAGCCTGCAACAGTTGCGGCAAGCCTTTGCCTGTGACCGCCGAAATTCTCATGACCGGCCGGCCGATCGTCTCTTCCAGCAGCTCGGCGACGGCTTCGGCGTCCAGCAGCTCGCACTTGGTGACGACCACCAGCTCGGGGCGCTCCGCAAGCTGTTCGTCGTACAGCCGCAGTTCTTCGCGGATCTTGAGGTAGTTCTCGATCGGGTCGGTCTGGTCGTCCGGCTGCGGTTCGACCAGGTGCACCAGCACCTTCGTCCGCTCAACGTGCCGCAGGAACTCGTGTCCCAGACCCACGCCTGCATGCGCCCCTTCGATCAAACCGGGAATGTCCGCCAGCACGAACTGCCGGTCGTGGCCGACCCGCACGAGACCCAGGTTCGGAAATTTGGTCGTGAACGGATAATTCGCGATCTGCGGAGTCGCCCGCGACAACCGGCTGAGCAGCGTCGACTTCCCGGCGTTCGGCTTGCCGATCAGCCCCACGTCCGCGATCACTTTCAATTCCAGGAATACTTCGCGCAGTTCGCCCGGCTCGCCCGGTGTAAACTCACGCGGGGCGCGATTCGTCGAGCTTGTGAACCGGGTGTTCCCGCTTCCGCCGCTCCCGCCA harbors:
- the obgE gene encoding GTPase ObgE; protein product: MFVDQIEIVCKAGDGGDGCSSFRRESHVPRGGPDGGDGGRGGHVIIEADENVGSLVHLVGIRNWNAQNGFPGQGSMKSGRNADDIVIRVPTGTILRDAKRGHVLKDLVEHGEQVIVAHGGSGGSGNTRFTSSTNRAPREFTPGEPGELREVFLELKVIADVGLIGKPNAGKSTLLSRLSRATPQIANYPFTTKFPNLGLVRVGHDRQFVLADIPGLIEGAHAGVGLGHEFLRHVERTKVLVHLVEPQPDDQTDPIENYLKIREELRLYDEQLAERPELVVVTKCELLDAEAVAELLEETIGRPVMRISAVTGKGLPQLLQAAMKLVEEVNEHEREAAGPA